Proteins encoded by one window of Pseudomonadota bacterium:
- a CDS encoding PAS domain-containing protein — translation MKQNTTQREQLPNRNPTASLEFFRSVVDAVADPFIVIGTDFRVKLMNQAARTFYHSPGPLPETPFCYGLIFGATQPCVKTGRHCPLMEVLETDKPVRVKYEQKRNKRSSRHFEILASPLYDRKGSLLGIVETLRDITKQTEYAKMLESGREKLDILVLQRSAEYLEAKEQAELLCRVIPSAIFTVNTNREITTWNQKAEAVTGFRAAEVLGKTCDIFALEPCTTGCGVFSENVAKPIMGRECSIRTKDGQVRTVSKNADLLKNSNGLVIGAVESFEDITDKKIINKQLRAERDKFVSMLTALNQGMHILNHDYIIEYQNDILKEDFGDQVGRKCYEVYKQLCEPCEICRMREAIDQNRLQRTELLMTNGRYYEQSYAPFTDVDGQTKVLILLRDISDEKAQQAETMRAAQLASIGELAAGVAHEINNPINGIINYAQLLLDEAASSRNKAENQPGSTILPKIIGEGERIAAIVSNLLSFARPGNEEVEDVDVEAAMLSSIELINHQLKKEGIDIAFEKDTTHPVVRGTRQQLQQVFLNLLSNSRHALNKRFPGNDIRKKIEIRISELKQDKENYIRTTVTDHGCGIPQEFITHIFEPFFTLRESGKGTGLGLSISRGLIKDLHGFLNVESEVDNFTRMTVDLPESRKKDHPDHTD, via the coding sequence ATGAAACAAAACACCACCCAGAGAGAGCAGCTCCCGAACCGGAACCCGACTGCTTCCCTTGAATTTTTTCGCTCGGTTGTTGACGCAGTGGCCGATCCATTTATTGTAATCGGGACCGATTTCAGGGTAAAGCTGATGAATCAGGCCGCCCGGACTTTTTACCACTCCCCGGGCCCCCTCCCCGAAACCCCATTCTGCTACGGACTGATCTTTGGCGCCACCCAACCCTGTGTCAAAACGGGGAGACATTGCCCGCTCATGGAAGTTCTGGAGACCGACAAACCGGTGCGGGTCAAATACGAGCAGAAAAGAAACAAACGCTCCAGTCGGCATTTTGAAATCCTGGCATCTCCTCTCTATGACCGCAAGGGATCACTTCTGGGCATTGTCGAAACCCTGCGGGACATCACCAAACAGACTGAATATGCCAAAATGCTTGAAAGCGGCCGGGAGAAACTGGACATCCTCGTCCTGCAACGATCCGCCGAATACCTGGAAGCCAAAGAACAGGCAGAACTTCTTTGCAGGGTCATTCCAAGCGCTATTTTTACAGTGAACACCAATCGGGAAATCACCACCTGGAACCAGAAAGCAGAAGCTGTGACAGGATTCCGGGCAGCCGAAGTCCTCGGCAAGACCTGTGACATCTTTGCCCTGGAACCCTGCACAACCGGATGCGGCGTCTTTTCTGAAAATGTCGCGAAACCGATTATGGGCCGGGAGTGTTCGATCCGCACCAAGGACGGCCAGGTCCGGACCGTGTCAAAAAATGCCGACCTGCTGAAAAACTCGAACGGCTTGGTCATCGGCGCGGTAGAAAGTTTTGAGGACATCACCGATAAAAAGATCATCAACAAGCAGCTCAGGGCCGAACGCGACAAATTCGTGAGCATGCTGACCGCCCTCAACCAGGGAATGCACATCCTCAATCACGATTACATCATTGAATACCAGAACGACATCCTTAAAGAAGATTTCGGGGATCAGGTCGGCCGCAAATGCTACGAAGTATACAAACAGCTGTGCGAGCCCTGCGAAATCTGCAGGATGCGGGAAGCCATTGACCAGAACAGGCTGCAACGGACCGAACTTCTCATGACCAATGGCCGTTACTACGAACAGAGTTACGCGCCATTCACCGATGTCGACGGCCAGACAAAAGTCCTGATCCTTCTGCGGGACATTTCCGATGAAAAGGCCCAGCAGGCTGAGACCATGCGAGCCGCACAACTTGCTTCCATCGGGGAACTGGCCGCCGGAGTGGCGCACGAAATCAACAATCCGATCAACGGCATTATCAATTATGCCCAGTTGCTCCTTGACGAGGCCGCCTCCTCACGAAACAAGGCAGAGAATCAGCCGGGATCAACAATCCTGCCCAAAATAATCGGGGAGGGCGAGCGAATCGCCGCCATTGTCAGCAACCTTCTCTCCTTCGCCAGACCCGGCAACGAAGAAGTAGAAGATGTTGATGTGGAAGCGGCAATGCTGAGTTCCATAGAGCTGATAAACCATCAACTGAAAAAGGAAGGCATAGATATTGCATTTGAAAAAGACACAACACACCCGGTGGTTCGGGGAACCCGACAACAATTGCAGCAGGTTTTTTTAAATTTGTTGAGCAACTCGAGACACGCCCTGAATAAAAGATTTCCGGGGAATGATATCCGGAAAAAAATCGAGATCAGGATCTCCGAATTGAAACAGGACAAAGAAAACTACATCAGAACCACGGTTACCGACCATGGTTGCGGGATTCCACAGGAATTCATCACCCATATCTTTGAGCCATTCTTTACCCTGAGAGAGTCCGGAAAAGGTACCGGCCTCGGTTTGAGCATCAGCCGCGGGCTGATCAAGGATCTGCATGGTTTCCTGAACGTGGAAAGCGAGGTCGATAATTTCACCAGGATGACCGTTGATTTACCCGAAAGCCGAAAAAAGGATCACCCTGATCATACCGACTGA
- a CDS encoding sigma 54-interacting transcriptional regulator, translating to MDFDRTGNRILVVDDEESLRLTFQMFLAKEGYGPVDVASTFEEAISLINEHTFDLIISDIVLEGNSGIDLLRHLKETGATCPVVMVTGYPNIESASEAVRLGAFDYISKPVKKDGLLRVARMALQQYSLWKEKEKLQQDKERYRQYMEAIFRSVRDAIITVDSELRLVEMNDTAKEWTRDIPEVAIGAPLSSIPGTFGKICTKDAEKVIHERNEVHEHRIECDFDHGRIKVLQVNASPLEDNGGDFQGVVILARDMTQLEHLQQRDKRTKFHRLVGVSRSMQTVYTMIENVGQVDTSVLITGESGTGKELVAEALHIESPRHDMPLIKVDCTAIPENLLESELFGHKRGSFTGADRDRQGRIIQADGGTLFLDEIGDISQLMQLRLLRFLQERTFYPVGQDRPVTVDVRVIAATNADLKKKVEQGTFREDLYFRLRVVDIPLPPLRNRNGDLPMLANHFINKFSARIGHKITGISDQATELLSSFSWPGNVRELEHVIERACVLCKGPTITSEHLPAEIFNHSVESPPRTTSQPPTIQENQKTTPTDQFRDTMEPENERIVRVLHQTAGNKAMAARILGFDRSTLYRKMRSYNIDPSPLP from the coding sequence ATGGATTTCGACAGGACCGGTAACCGTATTCTTGTTGTGGACGATGAAGAAAGCCTCCGCCTCACCTTCCAGATGTTTCTTGCCAAGGAAGGATACGGCCCTGTTGATGTGGCCTCGACTTTCGAAGAAGCTATTTCCCTGATCAACGAACACACTTTTGACCTGATTATCAGCGACATCGTCCTTGAAGGTAATTCAGGAATCGACCTTCTCCGTCACCTTAAAGAAACAGGGGCCACATGCCCGGTTGTGATGGTGACCGGGTATCCGAATATTGAATCAGCCTCGGAGGCCGTGCGCCTGGGAGCCTTCGACTACATCTCAAAACCAGTGAAAAAAGATGGCTTGCTGCGAGTTGCGCGGATGGCCCTGCAACAATACTCACTCTGGAAGGAAAAAGAAAAACTGCAGCAGGATAAAGAACGCTATCGCCAATACATGGAGGCAATTTTCAGAAGTGTCCGCGATGCAATCATCACCGTAGACTCCGAACTTCGTCTCGTTGAAATGAACGATACGGCCAAAGAATGGACCCGGGATATTCCGGAGGTCGCCATCGGCGCACCGCTATCCTCGATTCCGGGAACCTTTGGTAAAATATGCACAAAAGACGCCGAAAAGGTCATCCACGAAAGAAACGAAGTCCATGAACACAGAATAGAATGTGATTTTGACCACGGCAGGATCAAAGTTTTGCAGGTAAACGCATCACCGCTTGAGGATAATGGGGGAGACTTCCAGGGAGTGGTTATCCTGGCGCGCGACATGACTCAGCTGGAACACCTGCAACAACGTGACAAGAGAACAAAATTCCATCGACTGGTCGGCGTCAGCAGGTCCATGCAAACCGTCTACACCATGATCGAAAATGTCGGCCAGGTGGACACATCTGTCCTGATCACCGGAGAATCCGGGACCGGCAAAGAGCTTGTCGCCGAAGCCCTGCACATTGAAAGCCCCCGCCATGACATGCCCCTGATCAAAGTTGACTGCACCGCCATTCCCGAGAATCTGCTGGAGAGCGAGCTTTTCGGCCACAAACGCGGCTCCTTTACCGGGGCCGATCGGGACCGGCAGGGGCGAATTATCCAGGCTGACGGCGGCACCCTGTTTCTGGATGAAATCGGGGATATCTCACAGCTCATGCAACTGCGGCTGTTAAGATTTCTGCAGGAAAGAACATTCTACCCGGTCGGGCAGGACCGGCCGGTCACCGTTGATGTCAGGGTAATTGCCGCAACCAATGCCGACCTGAAGAAGAAGGTCGAGCAGGGCACTTTCAGAGAAGATCTCTATTTTCGCCTCCGGGTCGTTGACATTCCACTCCCTCCCCTTCGCAACAGAAATGGTGATCTGCCGATGCTGGCCAATCACTTCATTAACAAATTCAGCGCGAGAATCGGTCATAAAATCACAGGAATCTCGGATCAGGCGACAGAACTTCTTTCCAGCTTCAGCTGGCCGGGCAACGTCAGAGAGCTCGAACACGTTATCGAGCGCGCCTGTGTCCTCTGTAAAGGGCCAACCATCACCAGCGAACATCTTCCGGCGGAGATTTTCAACCATTCCGTCGAATCACCACCACGCACCACAAGTCAACCCCCGACCATCCAGGAAAACCAGAAAACCACACCCACCGATCAATTCCGGGATACCATGGAACCTGAAAACGAACGAATTGTCAGGGTGCTCCACCAGACCGCCGGCAACAAGGCGATGGCCGCAAGGATTCTCGGTTTCGACCGCAGCACCCTGTACCGCAAAATGCGGAGCTACAATATCGACCCTTCCCCTTTACCATGA